One region of Pogona vitticeps strain Pit_001003342236 chromosome 1, PviZW2.1, whole genome shotgun sequence genomic DNA includes:
- the CNPPD1 gene encoding protein CNPPD1, translated as MDLNELLLDEEGAFSLSGFQEFTFLPRHQQLSDRVRKRLYYGWDKDGTLDNLSSPVADIAVEILQKAAPSPIRRLQKKYVSHVSREACISPCSMMLALVYIERLRHRNPEYLQQISSSDLFLISMMVASKYLYDEGEEEEVFNDEWGAAGKVDVQTMNTLEMNFLRAIDWSLYTDPKELFEVLSWVEGRVAERQGIRRGWFTYTDLCVLMEQTLWQQALGQFYQQVTKLACILGVVYLTGIAAVLASAAVLHHTAHLKRTGPVDLVSTGGLLAPCLPLASPVQEMGHSLVLPNNLLYPFAENHTFPGERQEPGSSGVTTTALYLWSSILNVLRSPSPISLSPSLCPHCSQPTTCVTTNHTACAHRAAPSMPFGLAAHCTTRSCWDWHLSMSPNCKDWPQPPVLHQCPSQAALELGRIKAFMFLS; from the exons ATGGACCTGAACGAGCTCCTGTTGGACGAGGAGGGCGCCTTCTCGCTGAGCGGGTTCCAGGAGTTCACG TTTCTTCCCAGGCACCAGCAACTGAGCGATCGCGTACGCAAGCGGCTTTACTATGGCTGGGATAAAGATGGCACCCTTGATAATCTCTCAAGTCCAGTTGCAG ATATTGCTGTGGAAATACTCCAGAAAGCTGCTCCCAGTCCCATTCGGAGGCTCCAGAAGAAATATGTGTCCCATGTCTCCCG GGAAGCTTGCATCTCCCCCTGCTCCATGATGCTGGCCTTGGTTTACATTGAGAGGCTTCGCCACCGCAATCCTGAATACCTACAGCAGATTTCATCTTCTGATCTTTTCTTGATCTCCATG ATGGTTGCCAGCAAGTACCTGTATGacgaaggggaagaggaggaggtcttCAATGATGAATGGGGTGCTGCAGGCAAGGTGGATGTACAGACCATGAACACCCTGGAGATGAATTTCCTCCGTGCAATT GATTGGAGCCTCTATACAGATCCCAAGGAACTTTTTGAAGTGCTCAGCTGGGTGGAAGGACG tgTGGCTGAGAGGCAGGGCATTCGACGTGGCTGGTTCACTTACACAGACTTGTGTGTCTTAATGGAACAAACACTGTGGCAGCAGGCATTGGGTCAGTTCTACCAGCAGGTGACCAAG CTGGCTTGTATCCTTGGCGTGGTGTACCTGACAGGTATTGCTGCTGTGCTTGCTTCTGCAGCAGTCCTGCATCACACAGCACACCTGAAGAGGACTGGCCCTGTGGATTTGGTCAGCACAGGAGGTCTGCTAGCTCCGTGTTTGCCTCTCGCCTCTCCAGTTCAGGAAATGGGTCACAGCTTGGTGCTCCCTAACAACCTTCTCTACCCATTTGCAGAGAACCATACCTTTCCAGGTGAACGGCAGGAACCAGGAAGCAGTGGTGTCACCACTACAGCACTCTATCTGTGGAGCAGCATTCTTAATGTATTACGTTCTCCATCACCCATCTCTTTGAGTCCCTCACTTTGTCCACATTGCAGTCAACCCACCACTTGTGTGACCACCAACCACACAGCTTGCGCCCACCGTGCTGCACCGTCAATGCCCTTTGGACTTGCTGCTCATTGTACCACTCGCTCATGCTGGGACTGGCACCTTTCTATGTCTCCCAACTGCAAAGACTGGCCTCAGCCCCCAGTACTGCATCAGTGCCCCTCGCAGGCTGCTCTGGAACTCGGAAGGATTAAAGCGTTTATGTTCCTTAGCTAG
- the SLC23A3 gene encoding solute carrier family 23 member 3 — MQEPFTEEEEETDSMNKARRDSPCILPHAHHTGPQLPSWPLSCLLALQHLLVQVSFLCIFHLLFITNLPPSAIRCCDELLACNLFACGIATTIQCGLGTRLPLVQAPSFEFLIPAIVLTQHMAPTRHSKGNSTDAPDLCAKPDCESTRSSDQLFHEVSGAVLVSALVQMALGISGACGWIAHRCGPMVLAPSLSVIGLSAYKPASLLCSENWGVALLLVLLNILLSQHLVSCRLPLCQWSQMRGFSVRLGGPALHMFSILLPFSGIWLVCGILRPIAALWERWHLSTHHLTLTNSTLQSPWLKVPYPGQNGWPTLSPHAVAIGAAMGVTASVNSFGCYVLCSKALRLPAPPQHAYNRGLCAEGFGSLLSAALGSVSGTASSIPNACAACLTQGTSSRPVWVTAMACILFGLSPRLMGLLATIPLGIHGGVLCLTYSVAVGTGVSFFQYTDIDSGRNIFIVGFTMFMGLLIPRWLLAAPGSLATGCVPVDLFFLSLLMAPAFITGSLAFFLENTVSGTLQERGLLNPFSPCKTEARDNYLQRSNMGSAQSYELPIALQKHLSRSWCKGFPLCFLCPLEKGKEESANINPLEVLRCSEEETTDPLLKQGTLKIESELQLETVQEPNVAQENLESHKRPIAAKPEEFSSIIMGKPLL, encoded by the exons ATGCAGGAGCCCttcacagaggaggaagaagagactgACAGCATGAACAAAGCCAGAAGGGATTCTCCGTGCATCCTTCCCCATGCTCATCATACAGGCCCCCAATTGCCTTCTTGGCCTCTGAGTTGCTTGTTGGCCTTGCAG CATCTCCTGGTCCAAGTGTCTTTTCTCTGCATCTTTCATTTGCTCTTCATAACCAACCTGCCGCCCAGTGCTATCCGATGTTGCGATGAGCTGCTGGCATGCAACCTCTTTGCTTGTGGCATTGCCACAACCATCCAGTGTGGACTGGGTACCAG GTTACCACTGGTTCAGGCTCCATCTTTTGAGTTCCTTATCCCTGCCATAGTACTCACTCAACATATGGCTCCCACTCGCCATTCAAAAGGAAATA GCACTGATGCTCCTGATTTATGTGCCAAGCCAGATTGCGAAAGCACAAGAAGTTCAGACCAGTTGTTCCATGAG gTCTCTGGTGCAGTGCTCGTCTCAGCTTTGGTGCAGATGGCATTGGGGATCTCAGGTGCCTGTGGGTGGATTGCCCATCGTTGTGGGCCCATGGTTCTGGCTCCAAGCCTTTCTGTCATTGGACTTTCAGCATATAAGCCCGCTTCTCTGCTCTGCTCTGAGAACTGGGGAGTAGCCCTGCT ACTTGTGTTGCTGAATATTTTACTATCCCAGCACCTGGTTTCCTGCCGATTGCCCCTCTGCCAGTGGAGCCAGATGAGAGGGTTCTCAGTGAGATTGGGCGGTCCTGCCCTACATATGTTTTCG ATTCTGCTACCATTCTCTGGGATCTGGCTTGTCTGTGGGATCCTGAGACCCATTGCAGCTCTTTGGGAGAGGTGGCATCTTTCCACACATCATTTGACCCTCACCAACAGCACCCTACAGTCCCCATGGCTCAAGGTGCCATACCCAG GGCAAAACGGCTGGCCAACTCTTAGCCCCCACGCAGTGGCCATTGGTGCTGCCATGGGGGTTACTGCAAGTGTGAACTCTTTTGGCTGCTATGTGCTGTGCAGCAAGGCCCTAAGGCTTCCAGCCCCACCACAGCATGCCTACAACAGAGGACTCTGTGCAGAAGGTTTCGGGAGTCTTCTATCGGCTGCGCTGGGGAGTGTGTCTGGAACTGCATCCAGCATTCCTAATGCTTGTGCTGCCTGTCTCACCCAG GGTACCTCTTCCCGGCCAGTGTGGGTCACTGCAATGGCGTGTATACTGTTCGGCTTGTCTCCCAGGCTTATGGGACTCCTTGCCACCATTCCTCTAGGAATTCatg GAGGTGTGTTATGCTTGACATACAGCGTGGCTGTAGGCACCGGTGTCTCCTTTTTCCAATACACAGACATTGACTCAGGCAGGAACATCTTCATTGTGGGCTTCACCATGTTTATGGGGCTTCTGATTCCAAGGTGGCTCTTAGCTGCTCCAGGTTCATTGGCCACAG gtTGTGTCCCTGTGgatctcttcttcctttctctattAATGGCCCCTGCCTTTATAACTGGATCTTTGGCCTTCTTCTTAGAGAATACAGTCTCAG GCACCCTGCAGGAGCGTGGACTGCTCAATCCCTTCTCACCATGCAAAACAGAGGCCAGAGACAATTATTTACAACGAAGCAATATGGGTTCTGCACAAAGCTATGAGCTGCCTATAGCCCTGCAAAAGCACCTGTCACGTTCATGGTGCAAAGGTTTCCCTCTCTGTTTTCTCTGTCCCCTGGAGAAGGGCAAAGAGGAGTCTGCAAACATCAACCCGCTGGAAGTATTGCGTTGTTCTGAGGAGGAAACCACAGATCCTCTTCTGAAACAGGGGACATTGAAGATTGAGTCTGAACTGCAGCTGGAGACAGTGCAGGAGCCTAATGTGGCACAAGAGAATTTGGAAAGTCACAAAAG ACCCATTGCAGCTAAGCCGGAAGAGTTTTCCAGTATCATCatgggcaaaccacttctgtag